One region of Dokdonia sp. 4H-3-7-5 genomic DNA includes:
- a CDS encoding OmpA family protein: protein MKKISLAIVALVGMQLASNAQETLDTPTNDFNKWSVELTGGVNKPVRPLSSGSFSNTPSLYTVTGGARYMFNEKFGLKGGVAYNSFKNDDESREFDTALYNFSLEGVVNAGNILGFREWTDTFNVLVHGGMGYSALTTDAPAVERDFGDADQMLSFMVGVTPQIKLSNRIALVADLTAVGNVRQDLTFNGAQAGGTKGFDGFYVNATAGINIYLGKAEKHADFYSRENVAQEQIADLQDRLSKVETDLIDTDQDGVADYLDREPNTVSGVAVDTKGIAVDKNGNGVPDELESSLDARYAKKGEVNAPSISSGDDVIKKLIEDGYVNVYFQFNSTKPETYSLESINYLIKYMTENSGASAQLVGYADEIGNASSNQRLSEKRAQMVKDIMVAAGISADRLSVTGNGEDASVDKASAPARQLVRRVTFKLN, encoded by the coding sequence ATGAAAAAAATTTCACTTGCTATAGTTGCCCTTGTCGGAATGCAATTAGCATCAAATGCACAAGAAACACTTGATACTCCTACAAACGACTTTAATAAGTGGTCTGTAGAGCTTACTGGTGGTGTAAACAAACCTGTAAGACCATTATCTTCTGGATCTTTCTCTAACACGCCTTCTCTTTACACTGTAACTGGTGGAGCGAGATACATGTTCAACGAAAAATTTGGACTTAAAGGAGGTGTTGCTTACAACAGCTTCAAAAATGATGATGAAAGCCGCGAATTTGACACTGCACTTTACAACTTCTCTTTAGAAGGTGTTGTAAACGCTGGTAACATTCTTGGTTTTAGAGAGTGGACAGATACTTTTAATGTACTTGTACATGGAGGTATGGGATATTCTGCCCTTACGACTGACGCTCCTGCTGTTGAAAGAGATTTCGGTGATGCAGATCAAATGTTAAGTTTTATGGTTGGTGTTACTCCACAAATTAAACTTTCAAACAGAATCGCACTTGTTGCAGATCTTACTGCTGTAGGTAATGTACGTCAAGACTTAACTTTTAACGGTGCTCAAGCTGGAGGAACTAAAGGATTTGATGGTTTTTATGTAAACGCAACTGCAGGTATAAACATATACTTAGGTAAAGCTGAAAAACATGCAGATTTTTACTCTAGAGAAAATGTAGCTCAAGAGCAAATTGCAGACTTACAAGATCGTCTTTCTAAAGTAGAGACTGATCTTATTGATACTGACCAAGATGGCGTTGCTGACTACTTAGATCGTGAGCCTAATACTGTTTCTGGTGTTGCTGTAGATACTAAAGGTATCGCTGTAGACAAAAATGGAAACGGAGTTCCTGACGAATTAGAATCTTCTTTAGATGCACGTTACGCTAAGAAAGGTGAAGTTAACGCTCCATCAATCTCTTCTGGAGACGACGTAATCAAGAAATTAATCGAGGATGGATACGTAAACGTATACTTCCAGTTTAATAGCACTAAGCCTGAAACTTACAGTTTAGAGTCTATTAACTACCTTATTAAATATATGACTGAAAACTCAGGTGCTTCTGCTCAATTAGTAGGATATGCTGACGAAATTGGAAATGCTTCTTCAAACCAACGTCTTTCTGAGAAGAGAGCTCAAATGGTAAAAGATATTATGGTTGCTGCAGGTATATCTGCTGACCGTCTTTCTGTTACTGGAAATGGTGAAGATGCTTCTGTAGACAAAGCTTCTGCTCCTGCACGTCAATTAGTACGTAGAGTTACTTTTAAACTTAACTAG
- a CDS encoding DUF72 domain-containing protein, with translation MKFGVVEQPELIDFTLPPDHPDTKGVIEHAFAKAENKELQVFVGCAKWNKAELKGFYPKGTKDELGYYASQFNSIELNATFYRLFPKEQFQKWYDKVPEGFKFFPKITNMISHRKRLIDSQDFIPEYVEHATILKEKLGTVFLQMHNNFQPKDFDRVDNFVNHWPEDLSIALEFRHTDWFNNPDVAERLYLLLEEHNMANVLVDTAGRRDIMHMRLTNGEAFIRYVGANHPSDYARLDAWVERLKYWVSLGLRKIHFFIHQNVEVESTLLSAYFIDKLNPALNINLHIPHSASGGVNTLF, from the coding sequence ATGAAATTTGGCGTAGTAGAGCAACCAGAGTTAATTGATTTTACACTACCTCCTGATCATCCAGATACTAAGGGTGTGATTGAGCATGCTTTCGCGAAAGCGGAAAACAAAGAGTTACAAGTCTTCGTAGGTTGTGCAAAATGGAATAAAGCAGAGCTCAAAGGCTTCTACCCAAAAGGTACAAAAGATGAGCTAGGGTATTATGCAAGTCAGTTTAACAGTATAGAGCTTAACGCTACTTTCTATAGATTATTTCCTAAGGAGCAGTTTCAAAAGTGGTATGATAAAGTTCCAGAGGGTTTTAAATTCTTTCCTAAAATTACAAATATGATAAGCCATCGCAAGCGGCTTATAGATTCTCAAGATTTTATTCCGGAGTATGTTGAACACGCAACAATCCTCAAGGAAAAACTTGGTACTGTGTTCTTGCAGATGCACAACAATTTCCAGCCTAAGGATTTTGACCGAGTAGATAATTTTGTAAATCACTGGCCAGAAGATTTATCTATTGCCTTAGAGTTTCGTCATACCGATTGGTTTAACAATCCCGACGTGGCGGAGCGTCTTTATCTTTTACTTGAAGAGCACAACATGGCAAATGTGCTCGTAGATACTGCTGGGCGTCGCGATATTATGCATATGCGTCTTACTAATGGAGAAGCTTTTATACGATATGTAGGAGCAAATCATCCTAGTGATTATGCTCGGCTAGATGCATGGGTAGAGCGCTTGAAGTATTGGGTAAGTCTAGGATTGCGTAAAATTCACTTTTTTATCCATCAAAATGTCGAGGTCGAGTCTACATTACTATCTGCATATTTTATAGATAAGCTCAATCCAGCATTAAACATTAATCTGCACATTCCTCATAGTGCGAGCGGTGGAGTAAATACCTTATTTTAA
- the purB gene encoding adenylosuccinate lyase, which produces MSLSPLQAISPIDGRYASKTETLVPFFSEAALIKYRVKVEVEYFIALCELPLPQLEGVDKSVFTALREIYQDFTTEDAQAIKDIEKVTNHDVKAVEYFIKEKFDALDLASYKEFIHFGLTSQDINNTAIPMSLKDAMNQVYIPELLEVVDHLKQLVDEWANIPLLARTHGQPASPTRLGKEIEVFVVRIEEQLNLLNDIPSAAKFGGATGNFNAHKVAYPSIDWRAFGKSFVHDTLKMHHSFPTTQIEHYDHMAALFDGLKRINTILIDLDRDFWTYVSMDYFKQKIKAGEVGSSAMPHKVNPIDFENSEGNLGIANAIFEHLSAKLPISRLQRDLTDSTVLRNIGVPLGHTLIGLRSTVKGLNKLLINEEKIAADLENNWAVVAEAIQTILRREGYPNPYEALKALTRVNSKITKKSMAEFVDTLEVSTAIKKELKAITPQNYTGI; this is translated from the coding sequence ATGTCGTTGTCACCACTTCAAGCCATCTCACCTATTGATGGTCGTTACGCCTCAAAAACAGAAACTTTAGTTCCTTTCTTTTCTGAAGCCGCACTTATCAAATACAGAGTAAAAGTAGAAGTAGAATATTTTATCGCCTTGTGTGAGCTACCACTTCCGCAACTTGAAGGTGTAGATAAAAGTGTTTTTACCGCTTTGCGCGAAATTTACCAAGACTTCACTACAGAAGATGCACAAGCAATAAAAGACATAGAGAAAGTAACAAACCACGATGTAAAAGCGGTTGAATACTTTATCAAAGAAAAATTTGATGCACTTGACCTTGCATCTTACAAGGAGTTTATCCACTTTGGATTAACGTCTCAAGACATTAATAATACTGCGATCCCGATGTCCCTTAAAGACGCGATGAATCAAGTATATATTCCAGAACTATTGGAGGTTGTAGATCACCTGAAGCAGCTTGTAGACGAGTGGGCAAACATTCCTTTATTAGCTCGTACACACGGACAGCCAGCTTCTCCTACTCGTTTAGGAAAAGAGATTGAGGTTTTTGTAGTTCGTATAGAGGAGCAACTTAATTTATTAAATGATATTCCTAGTGCTGCAAAGTTTGGTGGTGCTACAGGAAACTTCAACGCACATAAAGTAGCATACCCATCTATAGATTGGAGAGCATTTGGTAAGTCATTTGTACATGATACGCTTAAAATGCACCACTCCTTCCCTACTACACAAATAGAGCACTATGATCACATGGCTGCATTATTTGATGGATTAAAGCGTATAAATACAATTTTAATAGATCTTGATCGTGATTTCTGGACCTATGTATCGATGGATTACTTCAAGCAGAAAATTAAAGCTGGAGAAGTAGGTTCTAGTGCAATGCCACATAAAGTAAATCCTATTGATTTTGAAAACAGTGAAGGAAACTTAGGTATTGCAAACGCTATTTTTGAGCACCTTTCTGCAAAGCTTCCTATCTCAAGATTACAAAGAGATCTTACGGATAGCACGGTATTAAGAAACATAGGTGTTCCATTAGGACATACATTAATAGGATTACGATCTACCGTAAAAGGATTGAACAAATTATTAATAAATGAAGAAAAAATCGCTGCCGACTTAGAGAATAACTGGGCTGTAGTAGCAGAGGCTATCCAGACTATTCTAAGAAGAGAAGGATATCCTAATCCTTATGAAGCGCTTAAAGCACTTACTAGAGTAAATAGTAAAATCACAAAAAAGTCTATGGCTGAGTTTGTAGATACACTTGAGGTAAGCACGGCAATTAAGAAAGAATTAAAAGCAATTACTCCTCAAAATTATACAGGGATATAG
- a CDS encoding nitroreductase family protein — MKKANTDFEILPILASRWSPRVFTNDVIKEEELRTMFEAGRWAASSNNLQPWLIIWGIKGTSAFDRIFDCLDEFNQSWAKNAQALFLGGYKKTNDDGKESFHALHDLGLFMGNVSAQAQHMDIALHQMAGVDYKKAMSEFNVPDNYHIATGIAVGYYGGDIEKLPEDLQEEETKTRSRKNQNSFTFNGDFNENIFKGE; from the coding sequence ATGAAAAAAGCAAATACTGATTTTGAAATACTTCCAATATTAGCAAGTAGATGGAGCCCAAGGGTTTTTACTAATGACGTTATTAAAGAGGAAGAGCTAAGAACTATGTTTGAGGCGGGTAGATGGGCAGCTAGCTCTAATAATTTGCAACCTTGGTTAATTATATGGGGCATTAAAGGAACTTCTGCTTTTGATAGAATTTTTGACTGTCTTGATGAGTTTAATCAATCTTGGGCAAAGAATGCTCAAGCACTTTTTTTAGGTGGCTATAAAAAAACTAATGATGACGGCAAGGAAAGTTTTCATGCCTTACACGATTTAGGGTTATTTATGGGTAACGTTTCAGCACAAGCACAACATATGGATATTGCACTACACCAAATGGCTGGGGTAGATTATAAAAAAGCAATGTCAGAATTTAATGTACCAGATAATTATCACATTGCCACTGGTATTGCTGTTGGATATTATGGGGGAGATATTGAAAAGCTTCCTGAAGATTTACAAGAAGAGGAAACAAAAACTCGCTCTAGAAAAAATCAAAATTCGTTCACTTTTAACGGAGACTTTAATGAAAATATTTTCAAAGGAGAATAA
- the hpf gene encoding ribosome hibernation-promoting factor, HPF/YfiA family, which produces MEVIFEYHDVTASAELEAFAKAELKKLSDKYQFAHRADVFFKVENTSSDQTGKIAGVQISMPGPRLFAEHSSDDFYPSLKEAINEVDRQLRKKKEKMQSHH; this is translated from the coding sequence ATGGAAGTAATATTTGAATACCACGATGTAACTGCAAGTGCAGAATTAGAAGCTTTCGCGAAAGCGGAATTAAAAAAATTGAGCGATAAGTATCAATTTGCACATAGAGCAGATGTATTTTTTAAAGTAGAAAATACCTCAAGTGATCAAACAGGAAAAATAGCAGGGGTACAAATAAGTATGCCTGGTCCAAGATTATTTGCAGAACATAGCTCTGACGATTTTTATCCTTCACTAAAAGAAGCTATAAATGAGGTTGATCGCCAACTTAGAAAAAAGAAGGAAAAAATGCAGTCTCACCATTAA
- a CDS encoding gluconokinase, translated as MKNVYIVMGVSGCGKSTIGKMLSKQLQVPFYDADDFHPQVNVDKMASGTPLQDEDRWPWLDSLALEIQQWSNDKGAVLACSALKESYRERLFSDSAFAKAKQNFIYLDANFEALRKRLAFRKNHFFDPSLLQSQFDTLEVPNYGVHVEATLAKEDIIRRIQQIIEQ; from the coding sequence ATGAAGAATGTTTACATAGTTATGGGCGTTTCCGGTTGCGGAAAAAGTACCATAGGTAAGATGTTATCAAAGCAATTACAAGTTCCTTTTTACGATGCAGATGATTTTCATCCCCAAGTTAATGTAGATAAAATGGCATCTGGTACACCATTGCAAGATGAGGATCGATGGCCGTGGCTCGATAGCCTAGCTCTAGAGATACAGCAGTGGTCAAATGATAAAGGGGCGGTACTTGCTTGCTCTGCACTTAAGGAGAGTTATAGAGAGCGTTTATTTTCTGATTCCGCTTTCGCGAAAGCAAAACAAAACTTTATCTATCTTGATGCAAATTTTGAAGCATTAAGAAAACGGCTAGCTTTTAGAAAGAATCATTTCTTTGATCCTTCATTATTGCAATCGCAGTTTGATACACTAGAAGTACCCAATTATGGTGTTCATGTAGAAGCGACTCTAGCAAAAGAAGACATCATTAGAAGAATACAACAAATTATAGAACAATAG
- a CDS encoding NAD-dependent succinate-semialdehyde dehydrogenase yields the protein MNIVSTNPYNGTEVAKIKALNLEEIEDKIENAQQTFLSWRNTTFAERSQHLNNVAKELRDNAREYAETMTKEMGKPITQAIAEVEKCAWVCEYYAENAPSQLAPKEIKTDASKSYVRYEPLGVVLAVMPWNYPFWQVFRFIAPALMAGNIGVLKHASNVMQSAENIQKVFERAGLPKGCFQNMAIGSERIENIVRDSRIKAITLTGSKPAGAAVASTAASEIKKSVLELGGSNALVVFDDCNFEETVQTCVQARFQNTGQSCIAGKRLIIHEKIQEKFLEAFAKAVTELKSGDPMDEDTYIGVMAREDLAEELEDQLKKSIAEGAKVLIGGHRQKAYFEPTIVTGVTPEMTIFKEETFGPVIGVTTFKSDEEALNLVNQSDFGLGVSIFTESEERMETLIPKFEDGAVFVNDMVKSNPNLPFGGTKISGYGRELSIDGIQEFVNKKTVYIK from the coding sequence ATGAATATAGTATCTACAAATCCGTACAACGGAACAGAAGTAGCCAAAATAAAAGCACTCAACTTAGAAGAGATAGAAGATAAAATTGAAAATGCACAACAAACGTTTCTTTCTTGGCGCAATACCACTTTTGCAGAGCGCTCACAACACCTTAATAATGTAGCCAAAGAATTAAGAGATAATGCAAGAGAGTACGCAGAAACAATGACTAAGGAAATGGGTAAGCCCATCACACAAGCCATTGCCGAAGTAGAAAAATGCGCTTGGGTGTGTGAATATTACGCAGAAAATGCTCCATCACAACTAGCACCTAAGGAGATAAAAACAGATGCTTCAAAAAGTTATGTACGTTATGAACCTTTAGGCGTTGTGCTTGCGGTAATGCCATGGAATTACCCATTTTGGCAAGTATTTAGATTCATTGCTCCAGCGCTTATGGCAGGTAATATAGGTGTGTTGAAACATGCAAGTAATGTAATGCAAAGTGCAGAAAATATTCAAAAAGTATTTGAACGTGCAGGACTTCCTAAGGGGTGTTTTCAAAACATGGCGATAGGTAGTGAGCGTATTGAAAATATCGTTCGAGATTCTCGTATTAAGGCAATAACACTTACTGGTAGTAAGCCAGCAGGAGCAGCTGTAGCAAGTACAGCAGCAAGCGAAATTAAAAAATCAGTCCTTGAGCTTGGAGGTAGTAATGCACTCGTAGTTTTTGACGATTGTAATTTTGAGGAAACGGTACAAACGTGTGTGCAAGCGCGCTTTCAAAATACAGGGCAGAGTTGTATCGCTGGAAAGAGACTTATAATTCATGAAAAAATTCAAGAGAAGTTTTTAGAAGCTTTCGCGAAAGCGGTGACAGAATTAAAATCTGGTGACCCCATGGATGAGGATACGTACATAGGAGTGATGGCACGTGAAGACCTCGCCGAAGAATTAGAAGATCAACTCAAAAAATCTATTGCCGAAGGTGCAAAAGTGCTTATAGGTGGTCATAGACAGAAAGCTTATTTTGAGCCAACAATTGTCACGGGAGTAACACCAGAGATGACAATATTTAAAGAAGAAACCTTTGGGCCTGTAATAGGAGTTACTACATTTAAATCTGACGAGGAAGCACTAAATCTCGTAAACCAATCTGATTTTGGCCTAGGAGTATCCATTTTTACAGAGAGTGAAGAACGTATGGAAACATTGATTCCGAAGTTTGAGGATGGCGCTGTATTTGTAAATGATATGGTGAAGAGTAATCCTAATCTTCCTTTTGGAGGAACAAAAATTTCAGGATACGGTCGCGAACTCTCTATAGACGGTATACAGGAGTTTGTAAATAAAAAGACAGTTTATATTAAATAG
- a CDS encoding GntP family permease, whose protein sequence is MDYQLLLAVIVGISVLLFLILRLKIQAFLALLITCIVVGVIAGMEPKSILDSVKNGMGGTLGFVATVVGLGALFGAILERSGGAQRLAESLLKKFGIDKSPWAIMLTGFFVAIPVFFDVAFIILIPIVYALQKKTGKSLLLYAIPLLAGLAITHTFIPPTPGPIAVAEILGADLGYVIIFGFLAGLPAAVIAGPLLARYLSKKMHITSPEDMVTEMEVPANAPSAGTILLIIAIPIFLIVCNTVLNSPLFEEGTLPSWLIFGADLLGHPFVALIIANVVAWYFLGIKKGFTKDELLDISTKSLYPAGVIILLTGAGGAFKQILIDTGAGTMIAESLSGDFFPPVVFGFLVAAIVRVLQGSATVAMITAAGITAPLLGLTETSAPQLAVLVIAIASGASIFSHVNDSGFWLVKQYLGLTEKDTFKSWTVMTSLIAIVGLIVSTILWFIV, encoded by the coding sequence ATGGATTATCAACTACTTCTGGCAGTAATTGTTGGGATTTCGGTCTTACTTTTTTTAATCCTTAGGCTCAAAATTCAGGCATTTCTAGCACTGCTTATTACTTGTATTGTTGTAGGTGTAATTGCTGGTATGGAACCGAAATCTATTCTCGATTCTGTAAAGAATGGAATGGGAGGGACCTTAGGTTTTGTAGCAACGGTAGTGGGGCTCGGAGCTTTATTTGGCGCTATTTTAGAACGATCAGGTGGAGCACAGCGACTAGCAGAATCCTTATTAAAAAAGTTTGGGATAGATAAATCTCCTTGGGCAATCATGCTCACTGGATTTTTTGTGGCTATTCCCGTATTTTTTGATGTAGCATTTATCATTTTAATACCTATCGTTTACGCATTACAGAAGAAAACGGGAAAATCCTTACTGCTCTATGCTATTCCGCTGCTTGCGGGTCTAGCAATCACGCATACTTTTATACCACCCACACCAGGACCTATTGCTGTAGCCGAAATTTTAGGAGCCGATCTTGGCTATGTCATAATATTTGGATTTTTAGCTGGATTACCTGCGGCTGTTATTGCTGGGCCATTGCTTGCACGATATTTATCAAAAAAGATGCATATCACATCTCCAGAAGATATGGTGACAGAAATGGAAGTGCCAGCAAATGCACCAAGTGCCGGAACAATTCTCTTAATAATCGCAATTCCTATTTTCTTAATAGTGTGCAATACCGTGTTAAACAGTCCGCTATTTGAGGAAGGAACTTTACCTAGTTGGCTGATTTTTGGAGCAGATTTATTAGGTCATCCATTTGTTGCACTTATCATTGCAAATGTTGTTGCGTGGTATTTCTTAGGAATCAAAAAAGGATTTACTAAAGACGAACTTCTTGATATTTCTACAAAATCTCTCTATCCTGCAGGAGTTATTATTTTATTAACCGGTGCCGGTGGAGCTTTTAAACAAATACTAATAGATACTGGCGCAGGAACAATGATTGCAGAAAGTTTGAGCGGTGATTTTTTTCCTCCTGTGGTTTTCGGCTTCCTTGTTGCGGCTATTGTAAGAGTATTGCAAGGAAGTGCAACGGTGGCTATGATTACCGCCGCTGGAATAACAGCTCCGTTGTTAGGACTAACAGAAACTAGCGCGCCACAGCTCGCAGTATTGGTAATTGCAATAGCTTCAGGTGCTAGTATATTTTCTCATGTAAATGACAGTGGTTTCTGGCTTGTAAAGCAATACCTAGGTCTAACAGAAAAAGATACATTTAAGTCATGGACAGTCATGACTTCACTCATTGCAATCGTAGGACTTATTGTCTCTACAATACTTTGGTTTATAGTATAG
- a CDS encoding mechanosensitive ion channel family protein codes for MSLQNTKTSITEAFQNSVSNFIDQLPQIAMGILIVVLGILIAGWIGRFARRRISARTEDPLMSKFLGTAIRYTFIIIAIMLALRAAGLGGIAAGILTAAGASAVVLGFAFKDIGENFIAGIILAFNRPFDVDDTVEIGSNFGKVKTLDLRYTKLKTFDGKDVYIPNSDVLTEPVTNYTEDGFFRWDFIIGIAYEDNIEGAKETVLKALQQEPNVINDNIHENFVIEDELATSTVNLKVYFWVDTKDFRKQALITKGNVVRNVKEALEDAGYYMPADIQEIKLYGGVKEFPLSLRQLADK; via the coding sequence ATGTCTTTACAAAATACAAAAACGTCTATTACAGAAGCATTTCAAAACTCTGTAAGCAATTTTATCGATCAGCTACCACAAATAGCAATGGGTATTCTTATTGTTGTCTTGGGAATTTTAATAGCTGGGTGGATAGGCAGATTTGCTAGAAGAAGAATTTCTGCCAGAACAGAAGATCCATTAATGAGTAAGTTTTTAGGCACTGCTATTAGATATACATTTATTATCATAGCAATTATGCTTGCATTGAGAGCTGCAGGCTTAGGCGGTATTGCTGCAGGAATATTGACAGCAGCTGGAGCGAGTGCAGTAGTTTTAGGATTTGCATTTAAAGATATTGGTGAAAATTTTATTGCAGGGATTATACTAGCGTTCAACAGACCCTTTGATGTAGATGACACTGTTGAAATAGGGTCTAATTTTGGCAAAGTCAAAACTTTAGATCTCAGATACACGAAGTTAAAAACCTTTGATGGTAAAGACGTCTACATACCTAATAGTGATGTACTCACTGAACCTGTTACAAATTATACAGAGGATGGCTTCTTTAGATGGGATTTTATCATTGGTATAGCATACGAGGACAATATAGAAGGAGCGAAGGAAACAGTACTCAAAGCATTGCAACAAGAACCAAATGTAATTAATGACAATATCCATGAGAACTTTGTTATTGAAGATGAACTTGCAACAAGTACAGTAAATCTGAAAGTCTATTTTTGGGTAGATACTAAAGATTTTAGAAAACAAGCTTTGATTACAAAAGGAAATGTAGTCCGTAATGTAAAAGAAGCTTTAGAAGATGCTGGATATTATATGCCAGCAGATATACAAGAAATTAAACTTTATGGCGGTGTGAAAGAATTTCCACTTAGCCTTCGTCAGCTAGCTGACAAATAA
- a CDS encoding DUF2461 domain-containing protein, with protein sequence MTTSIPQSTLSFLESLRENNTREWMTEHKKDYQASEKDLKQVYASIVDGLNETDEIEKLKVFRINRDVRFSNDKTPYNVHRSASFSRVGAHRRGGYYLRIEPGNKSAIAGGFFNPEPADLKRIRTEFQMDASEIREILSDTAFAKAFGGSFDAWNPVKTAPRGFDVNDPNIDLIRLKNFVVRKNFTDKEITSPDFTKIALSHFRLLRPFFDYMSDVLTTDLNGESLL encoded by the coding sequence ATGACTACTTCGATACCTCAGTCTACTTTATCATTTTTGGAATCTCTACGTGAGAATAATACACGTGAGTGGATGACAGAGCACAAGAAAGATTACCAAGCTAGTGAGAAAGACTTAAAGCAAGTTTATGCATCTATAGTAGATGGACTTAATGAAACTGACGAAATTGAAAAACTCAAGGTATTTCGTATAAATAGGGATGTTAGATTTAGTAATGACAAAACTCCATATAACGTACATCGTTCTGCAAGTTTTAGTAGAGTAGGAGCACATCGCCGAGGTGGATATTATTTGAGAATTGAGCCCGGTAATAAATCTGCAATTGCAGGCGGGTTTTTCAATCCAGAACCAGCAGATTTAAAACGTATACGTACAGAATTTCAAATGGATGCTAGTGAGATACGTGAGATTCTTTCTGATACCGCTTTCGCGAAAGCGTTCGGAGGTTCCTTTGATGCATGGAATCCTGTCAAGACAGCACCTAGGGGCTTTGACGTAAATGATCCGAATATTGATCTCATAAGACTCAAAAACTTTGTAGTTAGAAAGAATTTCACAGATAAAGAAATCACATCTCCAGACTTCACAAAAATTGCCTTGAGTCACTTTAGATTATTGAGACCCTTTTTTGATTATATGAGTGATGTATTGACTACAGACCTCAATGGTGAATCATTACTCTAG
- a CDS encoding arsenate reductase family protein, translating to MPTDMTLATDNNELIVIYSSESSIGKQTLGYAKSSDAKLNLINISDAGLTGTQWTEVADLLGASIDELVSKDHPDVDDFVKDATMSDDHWIKFIQNNPNAIQNPILIQGKRAKQITSPSQAMKFIDVDSAGLEKHNVGDSPEISSNTDNEHQVD from the coding sequence ATGCCAACCGATATGACACTAGCAACAGATAATAATGAATTAATAGTAATCTATTCTTCAGAATCGAGTATTGGAAAACAAACACTTGGTTATGCAAAAAGTAGTGATGCAAAACTAAATCTGATTAATATATCGGATGCGGGACTTACAGGTACGCAGTGGACCGAAGTGGCAGATTTACTAGGTGCGAGTATAGATGAATTAGTATCTAAAGATCACCCAGATGTTGACGACTTTGTTAAAGATGCAACAATGAGTGATGATCACTGGATTAAGTTTATACAGAATAACCCAAATGCTATTCAAAACCCTATTTTGATACAAGGCAAGCGGGCAAAGCAAATAACCTCTCCGTCGCAGGCAATGAAATTTATAGACGTAGATTCTGCTGGGCTTGAAAAACACAACGTAGGTGATAGTCCTGAAATTTCATCTAACACTGATAATGAACATCAAGTAGATTAA